CCACAAAAATGTCAATAGATGTTATAATACTAAACTGTAACAAAAATAGATGTGGTAAGGAGGGTTTGCTTTCTATCACATTTTTTGTAGCACAAATAAAGATTGAATACTACTTCTTAAATAAGGTTAAGAATAGGATTAGAGTTTTTATAATATGTACAAGAGTATAAATTGTTTTATTTTACAAATAAAAAAAGTTTCGCAGATAAAAGCCGATAGTCGCTTGCTTTTACAATTACTTCGTGTTACAATATAAAAATTATAAATTGCCTACCAATAATTTTCTAAAAACTTAACAAGGAGAATGTAAAATGGCAGAAAAAAAGATGGTTACCGTTGATGGTAACTCGGCAGTTGCCTATGTAGCACACGCAGTAAGCGAAATTATTGCTATATATCCAATTACCCCGTCAAGCCCTATGGCCGAGCTTAGTGATGAGTGGAGCGCCCAGGGCCGTGCTAACGTATGGGGTTTTGTCCCTACTGTGGTAGAAATGCAAAGCGAAGCCGGAGCTGCCGCTTCGGTACATGGTGCGGCTACCAGCGGGGCCTTAACCACGACCTTTACCGCTAGCCAAGGCTTATTATTAATGATACCAACTATGTATCGTTTAGCCGGCGAGCTTACCCCAAGTGTTTTTCACATTTCGGCTCGTGCGCTTGCTACTAATGGTCTTTCTATTTTTGGTGACCACAGCGATGTTATGGCTGCCCGCGCTACCGGTTTTGCTATGCTTTTTGGTAATAGTGTACAAGAAAGCGCCGATATGGCCGCCGTAGCCCATGCCGCTACCTTAAAAAGCCGTGTGCCTTTTATGAACATTTTTGATGGCTTTAGAACCAGCCACGAAGTGCAAAAAATTGAAGAAATCCCTTATGATAGCCTGCGTAAAATTATGGACCGCGAAGCTATTAGCCTTTTAAGAGCTAAAGGGTTAGACCCAGAACACCCAAGTATTAAAGGTACAGCGCAAAACCCCGATGTGTACTTTGCTCACCGCGAGTCTATTAATAACGAATATGCCGCTATCCCCGCTATTGTGCAAGAGGCTATGGATAAGCTAGCTGCCGAAACCGGTCGCCAATATAAGCTCTTTGATTATTGCGGAGCCGCCGATGCCGAACAAGTAATTATTGTGATGGGTAGCGGTGCCGAACCTATTGAAGAAGCTATCGATATTTTAAACAAACAAGGCAACAAATATGGCGTGCTTAAAGTGCGTTTGTTCCGTCCTTTTAGTGCCGAGCATTTTATTAAAGCTTTGCCAACTACCGTTAAAAGTATTGCCGTGCTAGACCGTACCAAAGAACCCGGCAGCATTGGTGAGCCTCTGCTTGAAGATGTACGCACCGCCGTAAGTTTTATGGCCGAGATGGATACTTTGCCTTTTGCTGTGCCGCGTATTGTGGGCGGCCGTTACGGACTTGGCAGCTGCGAGTTTACCCCTGCTATGGCCAAAGCTATTTACGAAGAACTTAAAAAACCTAGCCCCAAACACGGTTTTACCATTGGTATTACTGATGATAAAAGCCATACCAGCTTAACTTACGATACCGGCTTTAAAGCCGAAACTGCCGGTGTGCACCGCGCTATGTTTTATGGTTTAGGTAGCGATGGTACCGTTGGCGCTAACAAAAACAGTATTAAAATTATTGGCGAACGCTATAAGTACGCACAAGGCTATTTTGTTTACGATAGTAAAAAAGCCGGTACCGTAACCGTAAGCCACGTGCGTTTTAGCGATAACCTTATTAAAAGCCCTTACTTAATTGATAATGCCGGCTTTATTGCTTGCCATAAGTTTAGCTTTTTAGAAAAAGTTGATATGCTTAAAAACCTTGACAAAGGGGGTACTTTCTTACTTACCAGCCACTATGGGGCCGATGAAGTATGGCAGCACATTCCTGTAGAGGTACAACAGCAAATTATCGATAAAGAGGCTAAGTTTTATGTTATTGATGCCGGTAAGATAGCCGAAGAAGCCGGTATGGGCAGCCGCATTAACGTTGTTATGCAAACTGCCTTCTTTAAAATATCGGGTATCCTTCCTGAGGCCGAAGCCGTTGAATTAATTAAAAAAACCATTGTAGATACCTACAGCCGTAAAGGTGAAGAGGTGGTTAAAAAGAAT
This DNA window, taken from Spirochaetaceae bacterium, encodes the following:
- the nifJ gene encoding pyruvate:ferredoxin (flavodoxin) oxidoreductase gives rise to the protein MAEKKMVTVDGNSAVAYVAHAVSEIIAIYPITPSSPMAELSDEWSAQGRANVWGFVPTVVEMQSEAGAAASVHGAATSGALTTTFTASQGLLLMIPTMYRLAGELTPSVFHISARALATNGLSIFGDHSDVMAARATGFAMLFGNSVQESADMAAVAHAATLKSRVPFMNIFDGFRTSHEVQKIEEIPYDSLRKIMDREAISLLRAKGLDPEHPSIKGTAQNPDVYFAHRESINNEYAAIPAIVQEAMDKLAAETGRQYKLFDYCGAADAEQVIIVMGSGAEPIEEAIDILNKQGNKYGVLKVRLFRPFSAEHFIKALPTTVKSIAVLDRTKEPGSIGEPLLEDVRTAVSFMAEMDTLPFAVPRIVGGRYGLGSCEFTPAMAKAIYEELKKPSPKHGFTIGITDDKSHTSLTYDTGFKAETAGVHRAMFYGLGSDGTVGANKNSIKIIGERYKYAQGYFVYDSKKAGTVTVSHVRFSDNLIKSPYLIDNAGFIACHKFSFLEKVDMLKNLDKGGTFLLTSHYGADEVWQHIPVEVQQQIIDKEAKFYVIDAGKIAEEAGMGSRINVVMQTAFFKISGILPEAEAVELIKKTIVDTYSRKGEEVVKKNISTIDKALAGVHQVNYPKQTQGNLHMVKLIPDSAPAFIKEVTGEIMLGRGDKIPVSKVPVDGIYPVETTKYDKRNIADKIPVWHEDLCIACGQCSLVCPHAVIRMKAYDKDQLAKAPKTFKHKDMTVGPLKGHTFTVQVAPEDCTACGACLFTCLPTKAAKGEPVALTWGDQVALREDEKENFEFFLTIPETDRSLVPDTTPLGVSIRQPLFEFAGACEGCGETPYIKALSQLFGDRMLIGNATGCSSIYGGNLPTHPYCTREGGQGPAWGNSLFEDTAEYAMGMRLTADGMMTHAKGLLTKVKLDAALVSELTNNPQSNEAEIEKQRANVAKLKAALKSDSSDDAKNLVSVADYLIVKSVWAFGGDGWAYDIGYGGLDHVLASGKNINMLVMDTEVYSNTGGQSSKATPKGAIAKFAASGKGIVKKPLGLMQAMYGYVYVAHISLGASYTQAIKAIKEAEAYNGPSLIIAYSHCVAHGINMMRGMEQGKNIVTSGIWPLYRYNPTLKEQGKNPFVLDAPYAPKEDGKFATKVEDFMYKETRFKSLQAQDPERAKLLLAQFEQDVVRQYKELKYLADRPF